In a single window of the Methanofollis ethanolicus genome:
- a CDS encoding LeuD/DmdB family oxidoreductase small subunit: MKGDGRALCLGRDIDTDLVIAGRYLRTKDRSVWAAHVFEDLDSTLAGRLAGAVIVAGPNFGCGSSREQAAVALKEAGVVAVAAPTFARIFFRNAVNIGLLVLECEIPCHEGEAIRFDLDEGWIEAGGTRRPLRPLSPRMREVLRSGGLVPYLSGGHG, from the coding sequence GTGAAGGGCGACGGGCGTGCCCTCTGCCTCGGGCGGGACATCGATACAGACCTCGTCATAGCGGGGCGGTACCTGCGGACGAAGGACCGGTCTGTCTGGGCGGCCCATGTCTTCGAGGATCTCGACTCCACCCTTGCCGGGCGCCTTGCCGGTGCGGTGATCGTCGCGGGCCCGAATTTCGGCTGCGGGTCGTCGCGGGAGCAGGCGGCGGTCGCCCTGAAGGAGGCTGGAGTCGTCGCGGTCGCCGCCCCGACCTTTGCCAGAATCTTCTTCAGGAACGCCGTCAATATAGGTCTCCTGGTGCTTGAGTGCGAGATCCCCTGCCATGAGGGCGAGGCTATACGCTTCGATCTCGATGAGGGCTGGATAGAGGCCGGCGGGACCCGCCGCCCTCTCCGTCCCCTCTCCCCGCGGATGCGGGAGGTCCTCAGGTCGGGAGGTCTTGTCCCCTATCTCAGCGGAGGCCATGGATGA
- a CDS encoding DUF7714 family protein — protein sequence MIFPEECKYVGLANTRPLGEKVYFLSRWLIRETPEGYEILSVKLADGEGLMRDVTATWVLAKPDETYLYPEPVNFNDRSRLISLAAASGYRCTIFRSPDESRTFVLDPDQGSLLTVHVYDIIPPRPHLAAILEELEGVGLFGDLGVRFEYHIRDIRETEAEVYPCRAGGFDRTLDADPLAGKEHVAGCLTAQQFCAENYGDEVEIAEICPLTQVAEEPFIARCCRGEREGVGEWNGKFGGVVHWGAAPHTIDAVLRGAVAGWREHEGSGRPR from the coding sequence ATGATATTTCCTGAAGAGTGCAAATACGTGGGCCTTGCGAATACGAGGCCCCTCGGGGAGAAGGTCTATTTCCTCTCCCGCTGGCTGATCCGGGAGACCCCCGAAGGCTACGAGATCCTGTCGGTGAAACTTGCCGATGGAGAGGGACTGATGCGTGATGTCACGGCGACATGGGTGCTTGCGAAGCCCGACGAGACATATCTGTATCCCGAACCGGTGAACTTCAATGACAGGTCGCGCCTGATCAGCCTTGCGGCGGCCTCGGGGTATCGGTGCACCATTTTCAGGAGCCCTGACGAGTCACGGACCTTCGTCCTCGACCCTGACCAGGGGTCGCTCCTGACCGTGCACGTCTACGACATCATTCCGCCGCGCCCCCACCTTGCGGCGATCCTGGAGGAACTCGAGGGTGTCGGTCTTTTCGGCGACCTCGGCGTCCGTTTCGAGTATCATATCAGGGACATCAGGGAGACGGAGGCGGAGGTCTATCCCTGCCGTGCCGGCGGCTTTGACCGGACCCTCGATGCCGACCCTCTTGCCGGGAAGGAGCATGTGGCCGGATGCCTCACGGCGCAGCAGTTCTGTGCGGAGAACTACGGGGACGAGGTGGAGATCGCTGAGATCTGCCCCCTGACGCAGGTCGCGGAGGAGCCTTTTATCGCCCGGTGCTGTCGGGGGGAGCGCGAGGGTGTCGGGGAGTGGAACGGAAAGTTCGGCGGCGTGGTCCACTGGGGTGCGGCGCCCCACACCATCGACGCGGTCCTCAGGGGTGCGGTGGCCGGGTGGCGGGAGCATGAAGGTAGCGGTCGTCCCCGGTGA
- a CDS encoding isocitrate/isopropylmalate dehydrogenase family protein: protein MKVAVVPGDGIGQEVVPVAEAVLRRLHPDWDYYPVEVGYGRWQRCGSAIGPEEMRALGEADAILFGAVTTPPDPAYRSVLVQMRKDLDLYANVRPVKGPGVDLTIVRENTEGLYSGIEWELPGSYCTLRVVTEKGSRRIARFAAGLAKGRRFTIGTKANVLKSDTLFRRCAVEEAEAAGVAWEETFIDALCLDVLMHPARYGVIVTTNIFGDILSDAVGALVGGLGTLPSANIGDGHALFEPVHGSAPDIAGKGIANPVAAIRSAAMLLAHAGDREGAAAVDATVDAVLAAGIRTPDLGGTASTGRFGAAVVGRIRDWMP, encoded by the coding sequence ATGAAGGTAGCGGTCGTCCCCGGTGACGGGATCGGGCAGGAGGTGGTCCCGGTGGCCGAGGCGGTTCTCCGCCGCCTCCATCCTGACTGGGACTACTACCCTGTCGAGGTCGGGTACGGCCGCTGGCAGAGGTGCGGTTCGGCCATCGGTCCCGAGGAGATGCGGGCCCTCGGGGAGGCCGATGCCATCCTCTTCGGTGCGGTGACCACGCCTCCCGACCCTGCCTACCGGAGTGTGCTCGTGCAGATGAGGAAGGATCTCGACCTGTATGCGAATGTGCGGCCGGTGAAGGGACCGGGCGTCGACCTCACGATCGTGCGGGAGAACACCGAAGGGCTGTACTCAGGGATCGAGTGGGAATTGCCCGGCTCGTACTGCACCCTCCGGGTCGTCACCGAGAAGGGGAGCCGACGAATTGCACGCTTCGCCGCCGGGCTTGCGAAAGGCAGGCGGTTCACCATCGGGACAAAGGCGAATGTCCTCAAGTCCGACACACTCTTCCGCCGCTGTGCCGTCGAGGAGGCGGAGGCCGCGGGGGTGGCATGGGAGGAGACGTTCATCGACGCCCTCTGCCTTGACGTGCTGATGCACCCGGCCCGCTACGGCGTCATCGTGACGACGAACATCTTCGGCGACATCCTTTCCGACGCCGTGGGGGCGCTTGTCGGCGGCCTCGGCACCCTCCCTTCGGCGAACATCGGCGATGGCCACGCCCTCTTCGAACCTGTCCACGGTTCGGCCCCTGACATAGCGGGGAAGGGCATCGCAAACCCGGTGGCGGCGATACGGAGCGCCGCGATGCTCCTCGCCCATGCAGGCGACCGGGAAGGGGCGGCCGCGGTGGATGCGACGGTGGACGCCGTCCTTGCCGCGGGCATCCGGACCCCTGACCTCGGCGGCACGGCCTCGACCGGGCGGTTCGGTGCAGCGGTGGTCGGTCGGATCAGGGATTGGATGCCCTGA